One Myxococcus stipitatus DNA segment encodes these proteins:
- a CDS encoding anti-sigma factor family protein, protein MEACSPQWQERLSAWFDGEVQAHERREVEDHLARCPGCSREASRYSALRRALKAEGAEEIDVPPALTARVARLAPPTSPRRRAWGRLAAALAAVGLVWASWPGGMDEALAMDLERNHLKAFSRRSPCEFESSDPAEVKAWVEREVGYAVEVPVVPGATLLGARRCRLHGRLSASLLYRHEGGKAMTLFLPLQGSDVARAAARFAGDGPRCTRGPVGERICVAPRGEAWASLAVSELEPAVLLAALARLSP, encoded by the coding sequence ATGGAAGCCTGTAGCCCTCAGTGGCAGGAGCGCCTCTCCGCGTGGTTCGACGGCGAGGTCCAAGCGCATGAGCGGCGGGAGGTGGAGGACCACCTGGCCCGATGCCCGGGGTGTTCCCGCGAGGCGTCGCGCTACTCCGCGCTGCGGCGGGCGCTGAAGGCGGAGGGCGCCGAGGAAATCGATGTTCCGCCCGCGCTGACAGCGCGGGTCGCCCGATTGGCGCCGCCGACTTCACCCCGGCGACGGGCGTGGGGGAGGCTGGCCGCGGCGCTCGCGGCGGTGGGGCTCGTCTGGGCCTCCTGGCCTGGCGGCATGGACGAGGCCCTGGCGATGGACCTCGAGCGGAACCACCTCAAGGCCTTCTCCCGGAGGTCCCCCTGTGAGTTCGAGTCCTCGGACCCCGCCGAGGTGAAGGCGTGGGTGGAGCGGGAGGTGGGCTACGCGGTGGAGGTGCCGGTGGTGCCGGGGGCGACCTTGCTGGGGGCCCGCCGCTGCCGGCTGCATGGAAGGCTCTCCGCCTCGCTGCTGTACCGTCACGAAGGGGGCAAGGCGATGACGCTCTTCCTGCCCTTGCAGGGCTCGGACGTGGCGCGGGCGGCCGCCCGTTTCGCGGGCGATGGGCCTCGGTGCACGCGAGGTCCCGTGGGAGAGCGCATCTGCGTGGCGCCGCGCGGGGAGGCGTGGGCCTCGCTGGCCGTCTCCGAACTGGAGCCCGCGGTGCTCCTGGCCGCGCTGGCCCGCCTCTCTCCTTGA
- a CDS encoding DsrE family protein: MNRFLLLLVTALVLASPAAFAAAPPQPVEKPPPARQGKLVFVATTGLEDIGTLSSSLRHVRIAKESGYLSDVVWLTYGRAVVALDPSVKAVPKEVREAAHAAKAAGVRLVACGNALLKFGIDPETLQPRADVVDNGVAELARLVAEGYQVIRY, from the coding sequence ATGAATCGCTTCCTGTTGCTGCTCGTCACCGCGCTCGTCCTCGCGTCCCCGGCCGCGTTCGCCGCGGCGCCTCCCCAGCCCGTCGAGAAGCCGCCGCCGGCGCGCCAGGGCAAGCTCGTCTTCGTGGCCACCACGGGCCTGGAGGACATCGGCACGCTCTCCAGCTCCCTCCGGCATGTGAGGATCGCCAAGGAGTCGGGCTACCTCTCGGACGTGGTCTGGCTCACCTATGGTCGCGCGGTGGTGGCGCTGGACCCGAGCGTGAAAGCCGTTCCCAAGGAGGTCCGCGAAGCGGCCCACGCGGCGAAGGCCGCGGGCGTGCGGCTGGTGGCTTGTGGAAACGCGCTCCTGAAGTTCGGCATCGATCCAGAGACGCTCCAGCCCCGGGCCGACGTGGTGGACAACGGCGTGGCGGAGCTGGCCCGTCTGGTCGCGGAGGGCTATCAGGTCATCCGTTACTAG
- a CDS encoding sigma-70 family RNA polymerase sigma factor — protein sequence MSTRTDEQLMEAARAGDEEALNAVLSRHEKQVYRFGLRMCGSEEDAKEVLQETLFTAFRGLHAFRGEAALSTWLYQVARTHCFRLRRRRAGAPEDFQPLDAPAATKVATEEATPDRVSLARQMGAVLQAAILALPEANREVLILRDVEGLTAEEAARVVGIEVRALKSRLHRARAQMREHLATLMGEGAQGLNQGCPELAQELSEFAAEDVDQASCARMEDHLTRCPRCRDACDALKRTVSLCRRIPGDEVPAPVRAAVRQALSRALPA from the coding sequence ATGTCGACGCGAACCGATGAGCAGTTGATGGAGGCCGCTCGCGCCGGTGATGAGGAGGCCCTGAACGCGGTCCTCTCCCGCCACGAGAAGCAGGTCTATCGCTTCGGGCTTCGCATGTGCGGCTCGGAGGAGGATGCGAAGGAGGTGCTCCAGGAGACGCTCTTCACGGCCTTCCGAGGCCTCCACGCGTTCCGAGGCGAGGCGGCGCTGTCCACGTGGCTGTACCAGGTGGCGCGCACCCACTGCTTCCGCTTGCGCCGCCGGCGCGCCGGCGCGCCCGAGGACTTCCAGCCACTCGACGCGCCCGCGGCCACCAAGGTCGCGACGGAGGAGGCGACTCCGGACAGGGTCTCCCTCGCGCGGCAGATGGGCGCGGTGTTGCAGGCGGCCATCCTCGCGCTGCCCGAGGCGAATCGAGAGGTGCTTATCCTGCGCGACGTGGAGGGGCTCACGGCGGAGGAGGCGGCCCGCGTCGTGGGCATCGAGGTGCGGGCGCTCAAGAGCCGGCTGCACCGCGCTCGGGCACAGATGCGCGAGCACCTCGCCACGCTCATGGGAGAGGGGGCCCAGGGCCTGAACCAGGGCTGTCCGGAGCTGGCTCAGGAGCTGTCGGAGTTCGCCGCGGAGGACGTGGACCAGGCCTCCTGCGCGCGGATGGAGGACCACCTGACACGCTGTCCCCGCTGTCGCGACGCATGCGACGCGCTCAAGCGCACGGTGTCCTTGTGCCGGCGCATCCCTGGAGACGAAGTCCCCGCGCCCGTGCGCGCGGCGGTCCGGCAGGCCCTGTCACGGGCGCTGCCCGCGTGA
- a CDS encoding HAMP domain-containing sensor histidine kinase, which yields MRLAHRLLISHSLMTVALLGAAAFSGVAIVRMTSLLTEVREEQLGEVISEEAVHQAAWGVEVAARQGLFACEHSAQEVSAAADTLRRRLAHLETLLARHGPVTQPLLLRAAEGYRTYADSILEGDTCERLQDPALRHARLQLAEQLTDAWITTTLALHSAIRQREQRAYDIGSSALAVGLLLGALAVVAAWVVARWVARGVTRPLGQLSSLAHRVGDGNFAPLPPVSGPSEIRALWADLDRMRGRLSELDQLKDAFVASASHDLRTPLARLRTAIGLLADGTTGPLTAQQRRVVELARAACEREIRLVTALLDLTRVQAGKAVRRDEGCMLDDLIARAVEEVSELAEERGAELVVHAEGTTPPASLDAALVERSLVSLMTNAVRVSAPGQRVHVTRTLAAHGPEGEPGTWARVEVRDEGPGVPEDARPRVFEPFFTRAVGAANADGLGLGLPLAQRMMRALGGDVLLLENANPGARFALVFPLGLGGPASSAAETTTPRNDG from the coding sequence ATGCGACTCGCTCACCGTCTGCTCATCTCCCATTCCCTCATGACCGTGGCGCTGCTGGGCGCCGCGGCCTTCTCCGGGGTCGCCATCGTCCGCATGACCTCGCTCCTCACGGAGGTCCGTGAAGAACAGCTGGGCGAGGTCATCAGCGAGGAAGCCGTCCACCAGGCCGCGTGGGGCGTGGAGGTGGCCGCGCGGCAGGGTTTGTTCGCTTGCGAGCACAGCGCCCAGGAGGTGTCGGCCGCCGCCGACACGCTCAGGCGGAGGCTCGCCCACCTGGAGACACTCCTCGCGCGTCACGGGCCGGTCACTCAGCCGCTCCTGTTGCGCGCGGCGGAGGGCTATCGGACGTACGCGGACAGCATCCTCGAGGGGGATACCTGCGAACGGCTCCAGGACCCGGCCCTGCGCCACGCGCGCCTCCAACTGGCCGAGCAGCTCACCGACGCGTGGATCACCACCACGCTCGCGCTCCATTCGGCCATCCGCCAGCGAGAGCAGCGGGCGTACGACATCGGCTCGTCGGCCCTCGCGGTGGGGCTGTTGCTGGGGGCCCTGGCGGTGGTGGCCGCGTGGGTCGTGGCGCGGTGGGTGGCGCGCGGCGTGACACGCCCGCTGGGACAGCTGTCCTCCCTGGCGCACCGGGTGGGGGACGGCAACTTCGCGCCCCTGCCTCCGGTCTCAGGTCCCAGCGAGATACGCGCCCTGTGGGCGGACCTGGACCGGATGCGGGGACGGTTGTCCGAACTCGACCAGCTCAAGGACGCCTTCGTCGCGTCCGCGTCCCATGACCTGCGCACCCCGCTGGCGCGGCTGCGCACGGCGATCGGCCTGCTGGCGGATGGCACCACGGGGCCGCTGACGGCGCAGCAGCGGCGCGTGGTGGAGCTGGCGCGAGCGGCCTGTGAACGGGAGATCCGGCTCGTCACCGCGCTGCTGGACCTGACGCGCGTGCAGGCGGGCAAGGCGGTGCGTCGGGACGAGGGCTGCATGCTGGACGACCTCATCGCGCGCGCCGTCGAGGAGGTCTCCGAGCTGGCGGAGGAGCGGGGCGCGGAGCTCGTGGTCCACGCCGAGGGGACGACGCCCCCCGCGTCCCTCGACGCGGCGCTGGTGGAGCGCTCGCTGGTGAGCCTGATGACCAACGCCGTGCGTGTCTCCGCGCCCGGTCAGCGCGTCCACGTCACCCGCACGCTCGCGGCCCATGGCCCGGAGGGCGAGCCCGGGACGTGGGCGAGGGTGGAGGTGCGCGACGAAGGACCGGGCGTGCCGGAGGATGCGCGCCCGCGCGTCTTCGAGCCCTTCTTCACCCGCGCCGTGGGCGCCGCCAACGCGGATGGGTTGGGGCTGGGCTTGCCCCTGGCCCAACGGATGATGCGCGCGCTCGGCGGCGACGTGTTGCTGTTGGAGAACGCGAACCCCGGCGCGCGGTTCGCACTGGTCTTCCCGCTGGGACTGGGTGGTCCAGCCTCCTCCGCGGCCGAGACGACGACCCCGAGGAATGACGGATGA
- a CDS encoding bifunctional metallophosphatase/5'-nucleotidase, protein MFRPLFVLAAALALVFGCSAPRPSLTPRAPPGQRHQLTILYVADLHAQLRAHPELFWRDGKERVEVAGGFARVAAAIRRIRAERGGEVLVLDAGDTIQGSGAAALTEGAALVEPLNALGLDGAVPGNWEVVYGPAVLRQRARELKHPLVAANLRDAATGERLFAPYLVRQVGDVKVAVVGFTDPDVPRRQPPGYSQGLRYDGPEALPELVREAREREGAQVVLLMTHVGLAKAVGLAARVPGVDVHLSSDTHERTYVPIEQAGAWVVEAGAFGSFMGRVDLWLEDGKVVDRRWELIELTESRFPEDPEVARRVDAALAPHEEALSAPVGHTDVMLARYAVVENPLDNVLADAIRAAGGTEIGLSNGFRFGTPLLPGPVREGDLWNLLPITTPLKTGRVSGRQLRDFWEQELENVFAKEPEKRFGGWLPRPAGMTLRFRADAPKGRRLIALEVGGEPVVDERLYTVTACEREGDAPDMLCRIPGVQEPRVLDVDAHEAVRRFLAGTPRLTDALEGRVVGEDLPAVLRTQQVQP, encoded by the coding sequence ATGTTCCGCCCCCTGTTCGTGCTGGCCGCGGCGCTGGCACTGGTCTTCGGTTGCTCCGCGCCACGGCCCTCGCTCACCCCACGTGCTCCCCCTGGCCAGCGCCACCAGCTCACCATCCTCTACGTGGCGGACCTGCACGCCCAGCTGCGAGCCCATCCCGAGCTCTTCTGGCGCGACGGGAAGGAGCGCGTCGAGGTGGCGGGCGGCTTCGCCCGCGTCGCCGCCGCCATCCGACGGATCCGGGCCGAGCGCGGTGGCGAGGTGTTGGTGCTCGACGCCGGTGACACGATTCAGGGTTCGGGCGCGGCGGCGCTCACCGAGGGCGCCGCTCTCGTCGAGCCGCTCAACGCGCTCGGGCTGGACGGCGCGGTGCCGGGCAACTGGGAGGTGGTATACGGCCCCGCGGTGCTGCGCCAGCGCGCCCGCGAGCTGAAGCATCCGCTCGTCGCGGCCAACCTGCGGGACGCCGCGACCGGCGAACGACTCTTCGCGCCGTACCTGGTGCGGCAGGTCGGGGACGTGAAGGTCGCGGTGGTGGGCTTCACGGACCCGGACGTGCCGCGACGTCAGCCCCCGGGATACAGCCAGGGGCTGCGCTACGACGGACCGGAGGCGCTGCCGGAGCTGGTGCGTGAGGCGCGAGAGCGCGAAGGCGCCCAGGTGGTGTTGTTGATGACGCATGTGGGGCTCGCCAAGGCCGTGGGGCTCGCCGCTCGCGTGCCCGGCGTGGACGTCCACCTGTCCAGCGACACGCATGAGCGCACGTATGTCCCCATCGAGCAGGCGGGCGCCTGGGTGGTGGAGGCCGGGGCCTTCGGCTCCTTCATGGGCCGGGTGGATTTGTGGCTGGAGGATGGGAAGGTGGTGGACCGTCGCTGGGAGCTCATCGAGCTGACCGAGTCGCGCTTCCCCGAGGACCCCGAAGTCGCGCGACGGGTGGATGCGGCCCTCGCTCCGCACGAGGAGGCGCTGTCCGCCCCGGTGGGCCACACCGACGTGATGCTCGCGCGCTATGCGGTCGTGGAGAACCCGCTGGACAACGTGCTGGCCGACGCCATCCGCGCCGCTGGCGGGACGGAGATTGGCCTCTCCAACGGCTTCCGCTTCGGCACTCCGTTGCTGCCCGGGCCCGTGCGGGAGGGAGACTTGTGGAACCTCCTCCCCATCACCACCCCGCTGAAGACGGGCCGGGTGAGCGGTCGCCAGCTTCGCGACTTCTGGGAGCAGGAGCTGGAGAACGTCTTCGCGAAGGAGCCGGAGAAGCGCTTCGGCGGGTGGCTGCCTCGCCCCGCGGGCATGACGCTGCGCTTCCGCGCGGACGCTCCCAAGGGCCGGCGCCTCATCGCCCTGGAGGTCGGCGGCGAACCGGTGGTGGACGAGCGCCTCTACACCGTGACCGCCTGTGAGCGGGAGGGGGACGCGCCGGACATGCTTTGTCGCATCCCCGGCGTCCAGGAGCCGCGCGTGCTCGACGTCGACGCGCACGAGGCGGTGCGTCGCTTCCTCGCGGGCACGCCGCGATTGACCGACGCGCTGGAGGGGCGCGTGGTGGGCGAGGACCTCCCCGCGGTGCTCCGCACCCAGCAGGTCCAGCCGTGA
- a CDS encoding PA0069 family radical SAM protein, producing the protein MKARPIDNPPNPWASTEVEYLDEIPPSRLEVWEDHSRQIVSSNDSPDVCFSWSVNPYRGCLHACAYCYARPTHEYLDFGAGTDFETRLVVKPRAAELLRDTFERPSWKGETVVFSGVTDCYQPLEASLRLTRACLEVCAEYRNPVGIVTKGVLIERDIDVLQRLSREARLWVSISLPFHNAELARAMEPYAASPQRRLLAIRRLTDAGLDVAVSVAPIIPGLNDEDIHRVLSAAREAGATRAHHTLVRLPGPVKEVFEERLRAKLPLRAERVLHRIRETRGGALSDSRFKHRMRGEGLYAEQVHQLFHTAARKVGIRTSSITEVAADTFRRPPRKPVDSPQLSLF; encoded by the coding sequence ATGAAGGCCCGGCCCATCGACAATCCGCCCAACCCCTGGGCGAGCACCGAGGTGGAGTACCTGGACGAGATCCCGCCCTCGAGGCTGGAGGTCTGGGAGGACCACAGCCGGCAGATCGTCTCCAGCAACGACAGCCCGGACGTGTGCTTCAGCTGGAGCGTCAACCCGTACCGGGGCTGTCTGCACGCCTGCGCGTACTGCTACGCGAGGCCCACGCACGAGTACCTGGACTTCGGGGCGGGGACGGACTTCGAGACGCGGCTGGTGGTGAAGCCCCGCGCGGCGGAGCTGCTGCGCGACACCTTCGAGCGTCCCTCGTGGAAGGGGGAGACGGTGGTGTTCAGCGGCGTCACCGACTGCTACCAGCCGCTCGAGGCCTCCCTGCGGCTGACGCGCGCGTGCCTGGAGGTCTGCGCGGAGTACCGCAACCCGGTGGGCATCGTCACCAAGGGGGTGCTCATCGAGCGGGACATCGACGTGCTCCAGCGCCTGTCACGCGAGGCCCGGCTGTGGGTGAGCATCAGCCTGCCGTTCCACAACGCGGAGCTGGCGCGCGCCATGGAGCCCTATGCCGCCTCGCCCCAGCGCAGGCTGCTGGCCATCCGCCGCCTCACCGACGCCGGCCTCGACGTCGCCGTCTCGGTGGCGCCCATCATCCCCGGCCTCAACGACGAGGACATCCACCGGGTGCTCAGCGCCGCGCGGGAGGCGGGCGCCACGCGCGCGCACCACACGCTGGTGCGGCTCCCCGGTCCGGTGAAGGAGGTCTTCGAGGAGCGCCTGCGCGCCAAGCTCCCCCTGCGCGCGGAGCGCGTGCTGCATCGCATCCGCGAGACGCGGGGTGGGGCGCTCAGCGATTCGCGCTTCAAGCACCGCATGCGCGGCGAGGGGCTCTACGCGGAGCAGGTGCACCAGCTCTTCCACACGGCCGCGCGGAAGGTGGGCATCCGCACCTCGTCCATCACGGAGGTCGCGGCGGATACCTTCCGGCGCCCGCCGCGCAAGCCCGTGGACTCGCCGCAGCTGAGCCTCTTCTGA
- a CDS encoding sigma-54-dependent transcriptional regulator yields MTRPRGGHVLVVDDDAELCELISLRLEARGMKVTTALTAARGLELLGQEEVDAVVLDLRLEDVDGLEVLARMRARSPDLPVVILTAHGTIETAVEAMQRGAYGFLTKPFQDHELVQKLLHATERSDLRRELADLRRIVAGTTPERLLGTSPAITEVRDRIARVAPSEATVLILGESGTGKELAARQVHALSRRASGPFIAVNCGALPPELLESELFGHVKGAFTGATQTREGLFGAARRGTLFLDEVGEAAPRVQVKLLRVLQERRFARVGSTVEEEADVRVVAATNRDLREEVEERRFREDLYYRLAVLPIVMPPLRERPEDIPILAERYLEQAAARNGMRMPRLSPDALELLRKHSWPGNVRELVNAMEALVLLAPEDDVRSEHVARMLEPPTSTRAMTDSAREEEPDLLGAEAELPTLREAKERFERRYLVEVLRRSKGNVAAAARMASRNRTDFYELLRRHGLSPRNPNGA; encoded by the coding sequence ATGACGCGCCCGCGCGGTGGACATGTGCTGGTGGTGGACGACGACGCGGAGCTCTGTGAGCTCATCTCGCTGCGGCTGGAGGCGCGTGGGATGAAGGTCACGACCGCGCTCACGGCGGCGCGGGGCCTGGAGCTGCTCGGTCAGGAGGAGGTGGACGCCGTCGTGCTCGACCTCCGGTTGGAGGACGTGGACGGACTGGAGGTGCTGGCGCGGATGCGGGCGCGCTCGCCGGACCTGCCCGTCGTCATCCTCACCGCGCATGGCACCATCGAGACGGCCGTCGAGGCCATGCAGCGCGGCGCGTACGGATTCCTCACCAAGCCCTTCCAGGACCACGAACTGGTCCAGAAGCTGCTGCACGCGACGGAGCGCAGCGACCTGCGGCGGGAGCTGGCGGACCTGCGCCGCATCGTCGCGGGCACGACGCCCGAGCGCCTGCTGGGCACCAGCCCCGCCATCACCGAGGTGCGCGACCGCATCGCCCGCGTGGCTCCGTCCGAGGCCACGGTCCTCATCCTGGGCGAATCCGGGACCGGCAAGGAGCTGGCGGCCCGGCAGGTCCACGCGCTGTCGCGCCGCGCCAGCGGCCCCTTCATCGCGGTCAACTGCGGCGCGCTCCCGCCGGAGCTGTTGGAGAGCGAGCTGTTCGGCCATGTCAAAGGCGCCTTCACCGGCGCCACGCAGACGCGCGAGGGGCTGTTCGGCGCGGCCCGCCGGGGCACGTTGTTCCTCGACGAGGTGGGCGAGGCCGCGCCCCGGGTCCAGGTGAAGCTGCTGCGCGTGCTCCAGGAGCGCCGCTTCGCGCGGGTGGGCAGCACCGTGGAGGAGGAGGCCGACGTGCGCGTGGTGGCGGCCACCAACCGGGACCTGCGCGAGGAGGTCGAGGAGCGGCGCTTCCGCGAGGACCTCTATTACCGGCTGGCCGTGCTCCCCATCGTCATGCCGCCCCTGCGCGAGCGCCCCGAGGACATCCCGATCCTCGCCGAGCGCTACCTGGAGCAGGCCGCCGCGCGCAACGGCATGCGCATGCCCCGGTTGTCACCGGATGCGCTGGAGTTGCTGCGCAAGCACTCGTGGCCAGGCAACGTCCGGGAGCTGGTGAACGCCATGGAGGCGCTGGTGTTGCTGGCGCCCGAGGATGACGTGCGCTCGGAGCACGTGGCGCGAATGCTCGAGCCGCCGACATCCACGCGCGCCATGACGGACTCCGCCCGCGAGGAAGAGCCGGACCTGCTGGGCGCCGAGGCCGAGCTGCCCACGCTGCGCGAGGCGAAGGAGCGCTTCGAGCGGCGCTACCTGGTCGAGGTGCTCCGGCGCTCCAAGGGCAACGTGGCCGCGGCCGCGCGGATGGCGAGCCGGAACCGGACGGACTTCTACGAGCTGCTGCGACGGCACGGGCTCTCCCCCCGGAATCCGAACGGCGCGTAG
- a CDS encoding YeiH family protein → MNAIPRYMSDAMRTSAAVTLTSPRLLAVLGGAVLLLGGLALLTATLKRRALAASPRGGPWLQRLPGLGLAAGLAVVSYALAMLPGLSVVGPLTVALLIGISSRTVLGLAPVWVDGTRYSARTVLRLGIVLMGARLDFGLVAKVGPRVLLLALAVIVGGILGIRWVAKRFGVPEKLGTLLAVGTAICGASAVVAASSVTRAEEEDTTLAVGLCGILGTVGVLFYVFAGPLLGLSTTQLAILSGATLHEVAQVMAAAFTWGTSAGDLGTLVKLTRVVLLAPALVALGLVSGASGKVRYSLKEPPIPWFVLGFLAVGVLGSVGVVPSAAKAWLSTASVFLMVMAMAAMGLGTHLSMVRRAGMRVVYAGLVGFAALALSAWGLIQLLSIQ, encoded by the coding sequence GTGAACGCCATCCCGAGATACATGTCGGACGCCATGCGGACCTCCGCGGCCGTCACCCTGACTTCGCCCAGACTCCTCGCCGTGCTGGGCGGCGCTGTGCTCCTGCTGGGGGGCCTGGCGCTGCTCACCGCGACGCTGAAGCGCCGAGCTCTGGCGGCGTCGCCTCGCGGAGGCCCGTGGCTCCAGAGGTTGCCAGGCCTCGGGCTCGCCGCCGGACTGGCGGTGGTCAGCTACGCGCTGGCCATGCTTCCAGGCCTCTCGGTGGTGGGGCCCCTCACCGTGGCGCTGTTGATTGGAATCTCGTCGCGCACCGTCCTGGGATTGGCCCCCGTGTGGGTGGACGGCACGCGCTACTCGGCGCGGACGGTGCTGCGGCTGGGCATCGTCCTGATGGGGGCACGGCTCGACTTCGGGTTGGTGGCGAAGGTGGGCCCGCGCGTGCTGCTGCTGGCGCTGGCCGTCATCGTCGGCGGCATCCTCGGCATCCGCTGGGTGGCGAAGCGCTTCGGCGTGCCGGAGAAGCTGGGCACGTTGTTGGCCGTGGGGACCGCCATCTGCGGAGCCAGCGCGGTGGTGGCCGCCAGCTCCGTCACGCGCGCGGAGGAGGAGGACACCACGCTGGCGGTGGGCCTGTGCGGAATCCTGGGCACGGTGGGGGTCCTCTTCTACGTCTTCGCGGGGCCGCTTCTGGGGCTGAGCACCACGCAGCTCGCCATCCTCTCGGGCGCCACGTTGCATGAGGTGGCGCAGGTCATGGCCGCGGCCTTCACCTGGGGCACGTCCGCGGGGGACCTGGGCACGCTGGTCAAGCTCACTCGCGTGGTGCTGCTGGCCCCCGCGCTCGTGGCGTTGGGGCTGGTCTCCGGCGCGAGCGGGAAGGTGCGCTACTCGTTGAAGGAGCCGCCCATCCCCTGGTTCGTCCTCGGGTTCCTCGCGGTGGGCGTGCTGGGCTCGGTGGGCGTGGTGCCCTCCGCCGCCAAGGCGTGGCTCTCCACCGCCAGCGTCTTCCTCATGGTCATGGCCATGGCGGCCATGGGGCTGGGCACCCACCTGAGCATGGTGCGCCGCGCGGGCATGCGGGTCGTCTACGCGGGCCTCGTGGGCTTCGCCGCCCTCGCGCTGTCCGCCTGGGGGCTCATCCAACTGCTGTCCATCCAGTAA
- a CDS encoding SulP family inorganic anion transporter, whose amino-acid sequence MVETPTLNKMSRGWSHRSKQLWTEWKQMVSPRTLPADASAALTVACVALPLNLALAVASGLPPEVGLVSGAIAGAVAAMLGGGRLQVTGPEAALVPTVLLISMKHGVAGVIVSALLCGALQVVLGVSRAGGLARFMPAEVTRGFTAGIGLLLLDGQLPRLLGAVTEDAASARALVHPANWSTWSIHGASVGVGLIVMACMLLLPRLHRAIPAVLLGLGVATVASQLGALSEGLARVGALPTGLPTPALPSFDGLDLRALLPDVLALTVLASLGSLLSARALDQLPGLSNHQTDGNQELVGQGFANAASALFGGMPVMGAIVRSSVSVQAGGRTRAASVLHAVMLLGAAVLAGPLVARIPMAALAAILVVVGARLLDLRGLRALMTENTGKAAVAVATALLIATVGFLPGLAAGVLLSLARSFFSRPKAHVRSLWLRIDGRPLFRSLGAAGEDLGGRPPVQLLRIRGDLDVRACGDLSAALQGPPWPCYLVLDLSGVRYMDAAGLRTLRELSDVIAARGGRVLVTGARRGVATMLEADRTWTGDGPHALMASMDEVLEHLREDQARGPVVQPS is encoded by the coding sequence ATGGTCGAGACACCCACGCTCAACAAGATGTCCCGGGGATGGAGCCACCGTTCCAAGCAGCTCTGGACGGAGTGGAAGCAGATGGTGTCCCCGCGAACGCTTCCCGCTGATGCGAGCGCCGCGCTGACGGTGGCCTGTGTCGCGCTCCCATTGAACCTCGCGCTGGCCGTCGCATCCGGGCTGCCACCGGAAGTGGGGCTGGTCAGCGGAGCCATCGCCGGCGCGGTCGCCGCGATGCTCGGCGGCGGTCGCCTCCAGGTGACGGGGCCGGAGGCCGCGCTCGTCCCCACCGTGCTGCTCATCTCCATGAAGCACGGCGTGGCGGGAGTCATCGTGTCCGCCCTGCTGTGCGGCGCGCTCCAGGTGGTGCTCGGCGTGTCTCGCGCGGGCGGGCTCGCGCGGTTCATGCCCGCCGAGGTGACACGTGGCTTCACCGCGGGCATCGGCCTGCTGTTGTTGGATGGACAACTCCCCCGTCTGCTCGGCGCGGTGACGGAAGACGCCGCCTCGGCGCGCGCGCTGGTGCATCCCGCGAACTGGTCCACCTGGTCCATCCATGGCGCCTCCGTGGGGGTGGGACTCATCGTGATGGCCTGCATGCTCCTGCTCCCCCGCCTCCACCGCGCCATCCCCGCGGTGCTGCTGGGGCTGGGCGTGGCCACCGTCGCGTCGCAGCTCGGCGCGCTGTCGGAGGGCCTCGCTCGCGTGGGTGCGCTACCGACGGGCCTTCCCACTCCCGCCCTGCCATCGTTCGACGGACTCGACCTCCGGGCGCTCCTGCCGGACGTCCTGGCGCTGACCGTGCTGGCGTCACTCGGCTCGCTGCTGTCGGCGCGAGCGTTGGATCAACTCCCCGGGTTGTCGAATCACCAGACCGACGGGAACCAGGAGCTGGTGGGTCAGGGCTTCGCCAACGCGGCGTCGGCGCTGTTCGGAGGGATGCCGGTGATGGGGGCCATCGTGCGCTCGTCCGTGTCCGTCCAGGCGGGTGGGCGCACCCGGGCCGCGTCGGTGCTGCACGCGGTGATGTTGCTGGGCGCCGCCGTCCTGGCGGGCCCGCTGGTCGCGCGGATTCCGATGGCCGCGCTCGCCGCCATCCTGGTCGTCGTGGGGGCGCGACTGCTGGACCTCCGGGGGCTGCGCGCGCTGATGACGGAGAACACGGGCAAGGCGGCGGTGGCCGTCGCCACCGCGCTGCTCATCGCGACGGTCGGCTTCCTCCCGGGCCTGGCCGCGGGCGTGCTGCTCTCGCTGGCGAGGAGCTTCTTCTCGCGCCCCAAGGCCCACGTCCGCAGCCTATGGCTGCGCATCGACGGGCGGCCCCTGTTCCGCAGCCTCGGCGCGGCCGGAGAGGACCTGGGCGGGCGCCCTCCCGTGCAGCTCCTGCGGATTCGCGGTGACCTGGATGTCCGCGCGTGCGGCGACCTCAGCGCGGCGCTCCAAGGACCTCCCTGGCCGTGCTACCTGGTGCTGGACCTCTCGGGCGTCAGGTACATGGACGCCGCCGGCCTGCGCACCCTTCGCGAGCTCTCCGATGTCATCGCCGCCCGCGGAGGGCGGGTGCTCGTCACGGGAGCGCGGCGCGGTGTCGCGACGATGCTGGAGGCGGACAGGACGTGGACGGGCGACGGTCCTCACGCGCTGATGGCTTCGATGGACGAGGTCCTCGAGCACCTCCGCGAGGACCAGGCGCGAGGGCCGGTGGTGCAGCCGTCATAG